cagtaaatgtaaataaaatatatgttattaaatTTTGAAAACCAAAAATCTGCTGAGAAGAATCAGGgtaatttttataaactttactaGCAGTTGGGGGGACCCAGAAGCCATCGTACAAAATTTTGATTAGCTGAAACCTAATTGATAGAACTGATTAAGGATGCATTTCTTTGTTTCCAGCTGCTTTTTTCTGTTCTAGTTGTGATTCCCAGTGGTGAGACTGATCTCATTGTAAATGGAGACATCAGATGCAGTTTTTGAAGATTTGTTTCGAAAAATAAGGCGATTCTATAGTCTTTTGTCATGGTTAAACTGGAATACTTAACAGGCAGGGCCAAAATATTTGGGGAGATTTCAGCAGCCTGCAGGTTCTCTCCAAAACAACTTCAACTCCCTCCTTATGTACTGAAGGGGCTGCAACTGCTATCAAATCCTTTCTAAGACTCTAAAAGGATTACAACTCCAAGTGTACCCAGGTTCTGGTTGGACTGTAGCTCCCAGCACCTAAGACACTGGATGGATTACAACTCCCTTCATCCTCTTTCTACAACTCTGGAGACTTTTTTGTCCAATATGCCCTTCCTAGGACTCTGAAATGGCTACAATCACCCGCACGCCCTAAGATTCTGAAGGGACTGCAACTTCCAGCAAGACTTACCTAAGAATTCTGATGAACTGCAACTTTTAGCATGGCCTTTCCAAAATACTGAAGAGACTACCACCCCCAGCATGCCTATCTAGGACTCTAAAAGGACTGCAGCTTGTCTTACCCAAGAATGCTGAGGGTCTCTATTAAGAATTACAACTTCCAGCAAGCCTTACATAAGAATTCTGATATACTGCATTTTCTAGCATGGCCTTTTTTACATGCTAGAGGAACTACCACCAATTACCAGAGTGCCCTAAGAATTCTGAAGGACTGCAACTTCAAGCATGCCCTTCCTAAGACAGGGAAGAGACTACAACCCCCATCACATACCCTTTCTAGCACAGCAATGACCAGCATGCCTTACCTAGGAGTCTAcagactacaactcccagcataaCCAAAAGCTTTGTAGCTTTCTGCATGCCTTAGCTAATACAATGGAAGGGCTACATCTGTCAGCATTCAATATCATTTTTACTAAAggcactacaactcccagcatgcccaACATAAAACAACTTTCATCCTTGAAACCAATGACAATTGAAGAACTCCAAATCCCAGCATGCCCATAATGACAAATTCAAATATTCCTTACCTAACACtgtgaaaggaaaagaaatgcgaataaaaatattagaacaaGCTAAAGCCTAATACACTTTGCTGGACCCATAGATCACAACACTCAGCAGCCGCTGGAACTCTATTGCGCATGCGCATGATTTGCTCCTGGCCGGAGCCACGTGATTCGCCCTTACAGGAAGGAGCCTGGACTTCCGGGTAGTGGGAGGAGCGCTCCATAGATTGCTTTCCCCCGTGTGTTTACATGAATAGTCAGCTGTATGTATGGGGAACCCGGACTAGGGGAATGTTTATTGGTGGGGACTTGTGTAAATAACAAAGAGAATCCCTTCTTAGCACTTTGTAGAGCTTGACTGAGTCTTTTATCTGATCCTAGTGCAGACTGTGACCTTAGATTGTTTCTATGGGGCTGCTGGAGATGGTGCACTGCATGTGAGCTTGTACTGTAAATGAATGATATAAGGAGGGGGGGGACACTGTTACCATGGTTTTCCTGACTACCATCATACTAATAATacaatgttttctttctgttgaCAGGAAGTTGCCATGGAGATGCACAGCGAAGGGATGGCCGCACAGGCGGAGGTCATCTGTATGACGGAGCAAGGCCGCAGCGAGGCAGAGCTGGCCTTCCAGGTGTACAAAATGCTTGATGGGAATGAGGCATTCAGCAATGTTTCTGAGTATCACATGGTGCCGGTCCAGGCTGCCGATGGCTCCATCGTTGGTGTCCAGGTGACAGGCGTACAGAGAGGGGAGGAAGGAAGTGGAAATTTCCTCCCCACGCAGCTGATTCAGCTACACAATGTAGAAGAACCCTCACAGCCTCAGGTGGAGCAGCCCCTGCCGGAGCCAAGCGTGACAACGGCTGATCCCCCTATGGTTGACCTCAGTCTGTCCGAGGCTGCTCAGGTAAGTTGGCTGCAAGGATAATACATCAAGTACATAAATGCTGCCTGAAATCTCATAGATGCAAATCTCTGATCTCCTGAATAGGGGACTGCGACTTCCATTACCAAGGAATTCTAATGGACTACTACCCCCATCAAACCCtgtctttaaagtgtacctaaactcagaattttcacgttacctaaaagggtagacaacccttttatgtaaagtaaaaattcagttttttttttctgtgtgcaacACTGCCCTCTAATTCTACATATACTAAGCTGGATATGTCATGGTGTCATGACAAAGGACAGCTTGGAGGGCAGCTGGCATGATAGCTACTACTTGTAACTTCCAATTGCTTGGCTCCTTGAAGAGGTTCTCTACACCTGCTGTGTCACACACACTGAACACCATCATATAAACTCTGGAATGTGCACCTCTGAATGCCTGCAGAAATGTTCTTATCGCTGACAAATCTCAGGCTGTTTTGGGAGGAGAAGTGGTGGCACTTCCTGATAGTGCTAAAGCTTGCCCACCCTTTACCACCACCTGTAGATTGTGGCTGGCCATGAAGAGCTGCAGCTTGTATGATGTATCTAACTTGGCAAAGGTAGGTAGGTCACAATGTAAGTTGCTAATCATAGTTACGTGGCAGGATGCAACTTTCCCTGAAAGTGACTTTGTTGATCCACCCAACAAATGTACCAGGAAGGTCCTGGAGGCTACTACAGATGCTCCCCTTATCTACTCTTAACAGAATCGCCTTAATCATAAGTGTATGTTTTCTGTAATCCTCCACAAGTAGACCTGTTGATCATGGTGTTGCTTTTCACACATCTGTATTAAAAACcctgttctccccggccccttttagctggacgcgctacctggcacttttcagcaacaacTCGGcttttttggggtggttactgatgagtcgGGTCATAATTCAGGGGGTTCCACCCACCTACTTATTCTTCTCACCTAGCTTAAAAATTGAAACCATTTGCAGATCTGTAAGATTAATTTATAGCCTTAGTACAACAGTGTAGAGATGTATGCTTTCTAGGCTACAGGTAACGAGCAAGCAGTCTTATTCTTGATGTcctaatagatacattttttcccTGTAGGAATTAAAGGATGGCAATGACAATTTGGAGATATTTGCTGCTGCATCAGAGGAAACTTCTAAGGAAGATGAGACGGCCGAACAACTGTCTGAAGACGTAGGGGTGACAGGTACCGGAATGTTTTGTCCTTAAAagattaaatgtaataaatgatgtAGTGGATTGAAATTGCAGAAGCACTCCTACGTGGCATTGTGCCGGCCTTCAGCAAGCTATAGAGAGGTGGCCTTATTACATTGTGCCATCTTCTAGCTGCTGCCTTGCAATATCATCATCAGCAGTGTTTGTTGGTATTGTTATCAGATACATACTTTATAGCTCATCCTCTAGCTCTATGTGTCATCACTGGGATCCAGCGATCTGCCACTCACCCCCTGAAATACACACTATGGCAAGGCAAATTTCTTCCAGACCTACAAATACCGTTATGTATAGGCAACACAGGCCCTCTGTTTCAGTCcacttatttaaataatatttatctttgCAGGACAGAAGATTCTTTACCAGTGCGGTCAGTGCCAATTCAGTTCCTTTATGCTGTCAGCTCTGAGGCGGCATATGCGTAAACATTCCTGCAAATATCGGTGCCATATTTGCGGAAAGACATTTTCCTGTACCAGTGATCTGAGGCTCCATGTCAATGCTCACATGggtaagaaaaggaaaacattatctCCTGTTTGTggtaattttaatataatgtttattcCCTTTGAATTATCTGGAGGAAAAAGAGTTTTCACAAATATCAGCTTGTTACGTTCATCCCATATTTTTTAGAGGCACATATAAAGTGAAAGTGCAGTTCATTCCATCTTGGTTGACGGGGAAATGCATTGCTCAACCcagttgtgacccaactcatcagtaaccacccaaaacagccgggtggtttctgaaaagtgctggatggtgcgcccagctaaaagggaccggGGAGGACACAAATGTAATGCCTGCATTGTAACaagatcagttttattttttcatattgaaaACAATTGGTCAATGCTAGCAGACAAATCATAGCAAGCTGGTATTTTGCCCTATAAAACTTACTAACAATGTAATTTAGTTATCACAACTTAATAAAGCTATACATAGCTCAACTGGGAAGAACATAGCCAGCTGGGCCGCTCTGAGGATTGATATTGCTTGTCTTGTAGTTCATTCTTGATGGTAATCCAGCATTAAATATATTGCAGGAATCAGGCCATTCAAATGTAAAGACTGTGACATGACTTACAGAACTGCTACTGATCTTTTGCGCCATACCAGGTCTGCACATACATTCGAGAAGCCATTCAAGTGCTGCTACTGCGATTATTCAAGTGTGGAGGTATGACCTAtgctgtttttagtttttgtatgtggaatacaaaataaatatctcTGGCCATCACCTAATATTGGTGCCACTCCCCCTTTTGATCATAGCAGGACTTGTTGTTTATTGAGAACATTGCTGCCTGGTGACTGAGGAGGTATAAAGCAGACTAAGTTCACATCATACAACACGTTTATAGTCCATAATAGTTAGAAACACACTTCTCTCTGCTTCTAGTTTCTTCTTCGGGTATTTGCCCCCCCTACCTCTGCTTCAGCTGCTTACAATTTCACCAAGTATTTGTGGTGGGTTCTGACATGAAGAATCAAAGCCTTTGATCCCCACATAGTTCTGACTGGTGAACTTTGACGGGGTCTACAAACATTACTAGTTATTAGCTCCATAACcagcttattttttaaagcaccgTTTTCACAGTACCTCTTCAATGGTTATCAACCAGCAGAACTTAACAACACAGaagtttttgctttctttatgtTTTCAGCAACTCGTGGATTGTGGATCATTGGCCACTGGTATTCGTAATGTTAAGTCTACTTATAAAAGAGCAGAAGAGGGCCCTGTGTACATAAGAGACATTCTTTGTGACTTTGTCACATTGCAGTAGATAAGcagaattataattaaatataaaattatataatattggTAGGGTTtgcttttattagaattttataaatgcaaaaacaataatatttacccACAAAATGTTGTCTATTGTTTAGTCATTTTTGACTTCTAATTATCTTGTCTTTAGGCCAATAGGATGAAGGTTCACATCCGGTCCCACACTGGGGAACGACCATTTGCATGTAGCGAGTGCTCCTTCGCAGCCACAGACCATTTCAAACTCAGAAGACACCTGAGAACACATACAGGTTTGTGACGGGAAGGGTGcaggttaacccccctagcgttctaattcaaAAGTGatgctatttttttgcatagaaatttttgtttatattgtgggcctgtaattcttaggattaactcctgggtatgataattatatttatttattatattataatcataatttataatataataacaatgtattttatcaaaaaatttcaaaaggtccGGGATAGTattgggcaaaatgtaaatcagggccctgggcaatgatgtttggtgcactaaaatatgcacttttatttttattatatgttgtgtggtttttttaacattgtaatctgctgaagatgtcacatctttcgggtgatgcgagtggcCATGTCCTGCCCTGGCTCACCCCCTGCATCCACCAACGCTGCTGCTcacatctccagggagatgcaaagcacattgcaggacttctgcattgtgcattgcatgttccgggtgatgcgagcagcaatagtaaaatccgggggtggtgccagcagTGATTTCCCACTGGCAGCACCCCTAGAATTTACAATTGCTGCAcacatcagcagttagatgtgatgcacaatgcaaagtactgcattgtgcttcgcatctatTTGCTGATGTGAGCAGCGGGGTAGCTGGGatcccgggtggtatttaaaagcagattactcagtaatctgctattaaatttcccgcctggccgcGCCCCGTAATTCAGAAACGTCCTGGCGTCAGAGCGGGATCATtagatcgctgctggagcgcggggcacaagtaaggggggcttctaaacttaccccgagtgtgacttgggattaccactttttgcaagtgaaatccaccccgagtcacgctCAGGAATACCGCTGTGGGGGTTAATCAAATTAGCTTGTGCTGTGTTGAACTCCCTACAACCAATTGGTGGCACTCCATGTAGAGGAAGCCCAGCAGCAGGATCCCAAAAATGTGTGTGACAAATATGGTCCTGTCATGTGATCTATTTACATACAACACTGATTGAAGATTCTCCTCTATATATGTTGTTGGACAGTAGCTCACATAGCTTAGTGGTCTTTGTGTTCTAATTTTGCATAGGTGCATTTTAGAAAAGGTGACCCACAATTTTTTTAGTCATCATTTGAAGATCACAGAATTATTTTGTGGATTTCCTCATTGTTCTCTTTTTGTCATACAGATTTTCTGTGTTCTGTGTCATTAAATCATTTCTTGTGCTTCAGGAGAAAAGCCATACAATTGTGATGTGTGCCAGGCCCGGTTTACACAGAATGCCAGTCTGAAAATGCACATCTTAAGGAAACATACTGAGAATGTGCAGAAAGAGCGCTGTCACATCTGTAATGCAGTACTGTTCGGGAAGAACGACGTAAGTAAGTACTTTTACCAAAGTGCTAATCAGTAGTTTACACagaaaaattgtttttccttAGTGTTGTCAAGAAAAGTTGTGGTTCAAGTAATGAAAACCAGTAAACCAACAGTAGGGTTATCGGTATCCAAGGCTCATTAATGTGTTTTGGGTAAGGGCAGTTGAAAGAAAACTGATCTACTCTAAACCCACCAAATAGTTGTTATAGCACAAATTGCTAAGCAAAAGGTTCCTCACAGAAAAAACCCACAGTGTGTACatgaactggaccatggagcagtGGATAAGTTGGCCTGGTCTGAGGggtcatgttttcttttagaacATGTGGAAAAGGGGGAACATTTGGAACAGGTTGCACTGGTAAGAAGACAGGATCTGCTGTTAACATCTCGGTAGCCGGCATCCCAGGATACTTTCAGAAGTCTGGTGGAGTGCAATTGTGACCATGTGACAATGAATTAGACCTTCATAATATTAGCAAGTAGTTTTAAGGTTTTTGGCTCATTACATTACGTTAAGCTATTAGGAGATAATGGGCATCTTTCTTATCAGTATCCTGAGTCTGAATATAATATGGAAATGTATGTTTGTAGTCACAATGGTATATGTCTACATTACTTGTTGGTTAGCTCTTTGGCAtaagttgttttttattgttgttttacagAGGTTCACATCCGTAAGCAGCACACCTATTTGGATGCCCCAATCAAATGCCGCCTTTGCTCTGAGGAGTTTCACGAGCGCTACCTCTACCGGCAGCATCAGGAGAGTCACAGAAGCCGAAAGACAGTGGAGCTGAAATCTGGCAAACAAAACGTAGAGGGGGATGAGGAAAAGGTAAGACCTTCAGAAACTGTCTGTATGTAACTCTGTATGCAGGATACACAGTTTCTGGAACTTGGCATTCTTCTCCTATTAAGAAAATATGCATTGTGGGTGGACTAGGCATCTTTCTTAGTGTggtattttcagtttatttattgaaGTTAAAACCTGCCAAACAAATATTTCTCAGGAGCCATGTGGGTTCCTAATGGAATCCTAACATCTATTTTCTCCATATCTGTACAGTGATCTAAAAATGCAGTGCTGGAGATTTCTGTAGCATAGACCATTTAGTGCTGCTCTCTTTTTGTGCAGAGTGATTTGTCTTGTTTTCTACAGGCAAACTGTAGTGGCCGAGTGAGGGAATActagggaatatatatatatataaagtgtatgtTAACCCCAATTGTTTtggttttgaatagagtagggaagAATTAGAACCCTGGCCTGGTTTAAATTGCTATCAGAGATTTTCTTAAAGAGCTGTTCTGGTAACAATGGTGTCACCGGACAAGAATCAATATTCTGTCTAGCCTTCTCCTACTATACTAAAGACAAgcatttttgatattttgtgtTACTGTTGGGAagtttttctccttttctgtttGGTAAAACATTGTCAGTTTTACAGGAACTAAGGCGAATTTTCCTATCCAAGGCCTAAAAGGGGTTCTTGTCCTTTCTCATATTATCTAAAACTGGAAGGAAAGCTTTTTTGCCTAAAGTTGAactctggtgttttttttttagcaggtttATGAGTTGAATGAGCAGGAAGCAGAGGTTTCCACCACTGAAGAAGGAGTATCTTGGAACATCAT
This Pyxicephalus adspersus chromosome 6, UCB_Pads_2.0, whole genome shotgun sequence DNA region includes the following protein-coding sequences:
- the LOC140332889 gene encoding uncharacterized protein isoform X1, which gives rise to MEMHSEGMAAQAEVICMTEQGRSEAELAFQVYKMLDGNEAFSNVSEYHMVPVQAADGSIVGVQVTGVQRGEEGSGNFLPTQLIQLHNVEEPSQPQVEQPLPEPSVTTADPPMVDLSLSEAAQELKDGNDNLEIFAAASEETSKEDETAEQLSEDVGVTGQKILYQCGQCQFSSFMLSALRRHMRKHSCKYRCHICGKTFSCTSDLRLHVNAHMGIRPFKCKDCDMTYRTATDLLRHTRSAHTFEKPFKCCYCDYSSVEANRMKVHIRSHTGERPFACSECSFAATDHFKLRRHLRTHTGEKPYNCDVCQARFTQNASLKMHILRKHTENVQKERCHICNAVLFGKNDVKVHIRKQHTYLDAPIKCRLCSEEFHERYLYRQHQESHRSRKTVELKSGKQNVEGDEEKQVYELNEQEAEVSTTEEGVSWNIIPTTGEAQLFLNYQEGEQPHTLTELHSIPMQAEDGSIVQAIVLQSGEQVNPETMHAEVYEVQDLGQVLQPLVEQQSCEPIVITLDSANQAVQSAEQQGVSPDLIPQAASTPQPSSIKGRRLQPIGPNQQIEVKLHQCKDCEQAFSTGMELLKHKKLHKPENVFKCPFCENESSGALELILHIQVHNDDRPFQCEQCNFSTTDSFKLTRHKRTHTGEKPFTCNICQAKFTQKTSMLMHIQRKHTKELPKLNCHLCSTVLTGKHSLNIHLRKQHSHLETELKCRFCPATFRERFVLREHQKTHRNEKPIKSTTPRAKRRKTAEKSQDDQVNFEEQEPVVAAQAEEYTWQVLPPEQETEIHFVISEAEDANSVTEYHVLPMEAEEASVISIQVSGLQEMEQIEAGAIHQVVLREL
- the LOC140332889 gene encoding uncharacterized protein isoform X2 yields the protein MEMHSEGMAAQAEVICMTEQGRSEAELAFQVYKMLDGNEAFSNVSEYHMVPVQAADGSIVGVQVTGVQRGEEGSGNFLPTQLIQLHNVEEPSQPQVEQPLPEPSVTTADPPMVDLSLSEAAQELKDGNDNLEIFAAASEETSKEDETAEQLSEDVGVTGQKILYQCGQCQFSSFMLSALRRHMRKHSCKYRCHICGKTFSCTSDLRLHVNAHMGIRPFKCKDCDMTYRTATDLLRHTRSAHTFEKPFKCCYCDYSSVEANRMKVHIRSHTGERPFACSECSFAATDHFKLRRHLRTHTGEKPYNCDVCQARFTQNASLKMHILRKHTENVQKERCHICNAVLFGKNDVKVHIRKQHTYLDAPIKCRLCSEEFHERYLYRQHQESHRSRKTVELKSGKQNVEGDEEKVYELNEQEAEVSTTEEGVSWNIIPTTGEAQLFLNYQEGEQPHTLTELHSIPMQAEDGSIVQAIVLQSGEQVNPETMHAEVYEVQDLGQVLQPLVEQQSCEPIVITLDSANQAVQSAEQQGVSPDLIPQAASTPQPSSIKGRRLQPIGPNQQIEVKLHQCKDCEQAFSTGMELLKHKKLHKPENVFKCPFCENESSGALELILHIQVHNDDRPFQCEQCNFSTTDSFKLTRHKRTHTGEKPFTCNICQAKFTQKTSMLMHIQRKHTKELPKLNCHLCSTVLTGKHSLNIHLRKQHSHLETELKCRFCPATFRERFVLREHQKTHRNEKPIKSTTPRAKRRKTAEKSQDDQVNFEEQEPVVAAQAEEYTWQVLPPEQETEIHFVISEAEDANSVTEYHVLPMEAEEASVISIQVSGLQEMEQIEAGAIHQVVLREL